One stretch of Malus domestica chromosome 14, GDT2T_hap1 DNA includes these proteins:
- the LOC103455625 gene encoding thaumatin-like protein — translation MAALLKTSLPLMLPTLLFLYILVSVSSATTITMYNKCTHPVWPGIQPSAGQPILARGGFTLPPNKAHTLHLPALWSGRFWGRHGCTFDASGRGRCATGDCGGNLFCSGLGGTPPATLAEITLGNEQDFYDVSLVDGYNLAISITPFKGSGKCSYAGCVSDLNMMCPVGLQVRSHDNRQVVACKSACSAFNSPRYCCTGSFGSPQSCKPTAYSKIFKAACPKAYSYAYDDPTSIATCTRGNFLVTFCPHHR, via the exons ATGGCCGCATTGCTGAAGACTAGCCTCCCCCTCATGCTCCCCACCCTCCTATTTCTCTACATTTTAG TTTCGGTCTCCTCCGCCACAACAATAACAATGTACAACAAGTGCACCCACCCAGTGTGGCCAGGCATCCAGCCGAGCGCCGGCCAGCCTATCCTTGCCCGCGGCGGCTTCACCCTCCCACCCAACAAAGCCCACACCCTCCACCTCCCCGCACTCTGGTCCGGCCGCTTCTGGGGCCGCCACGGCTGCACATTCGATGCCTCCGGCCGCGGCCGCTGCGCCACCGGCGACTGCGGCGGAAACCTCTTCTGCAGCGGCCTAGGTGGCACCCCACCCGCCACCCTAGCGGAAATCACCCTCGGAAACGAACAAGACTTCTACGACGTCAGCCTCGTCGATGGCTACAACCTCGCCATCTCCATCACCCCGTTTAAGGGCTCCGGCAAGTGCAGCTACGCCGGCTGCGTCAGCGACTTGAACATGATGTGCCCTGTCGGCCTCCAAGTCCGCTCCCACGACAACCGCCAGGTGGTGGCGTGCAAGAGCGCTTGCTCTGCTTTCAACTCTCCGAGGTACTGCTGCACCGGCAGCTTCGGCAGCCCTCAGTCGTGCAAGCCGACGGCGTACTCCAAGATCTTCAAGGCGGCGTGCCCCAAGGCTTACTCGTACGCTTACGACGACCCCACCAGCATCGCCACCTGCACTCGCGGGAACTTCTTGGTCACCTTCTGCCCTCACCACCGTTGA